In Proteus vulgaris, one DNA window encodes the following:
- a CDS encoding amino acid aminotransferase, which yields MFEKIIAAPADPILGLADSFRSDPRENKINLGIGVYKDETGKTPVLTTVKKAEKYLLENETTKNYLPISGIPEFGNVTQALLFGEQHPIITEKRARTAQAPGGTGALRIAADFIAQQTTAKRVWISNPTWPNHNNIFQTAGLEICNYDYYDAENRGLDFDGMLASLANAQAGDVVLFHGCCHNPSGIDPTEEQWRQLATLSAEKGWLPVFDFAYQGFARGLEEDAQGLRLFAEKNPELIVASSYSKNFGLYNERVGACTIVTKDSDTAEKAFSQAKAIIRANYSNPPAHGASVVTTILSNPELKEEWIEELTTMRERIQRMRQLLVTTLQEKGAKQDFSFIIDQNGMFSFSGLNKEQVERLRAEYGIYIVGSGRINVAGLTLENMVPLCEAIVAVL from the coding sequence ATGTTTGAGAAAATCATTGCTGCACCAGCCGATCCTATTCTGGGTTTAGCTGATAGTTTCCGTTCTGATCCTCGTGAAAACAAAATTAATTTAGGGATTGGTGTTTACAAGGATGAAACAGGCAAAACCCCTGTTTTAACCACTGTTAAAAAAGCAGAAAAATACCTGTTAGAAAACGAAACCACTAAAAATTACCTTCCTATTAGCGGTATTCCTGAATTTGGCAATGTGACCCAAGCACTTTTGTTTGGTGAACAACACCCTATCATCACTGAAAAACGCGCACGCACAGCACAAGCCCCCGGTGGTACAGGAGCTTTACGTATTGCTGCAGATTTTATTGCTCAGCAAACTACTGCAAAACGCGTCTGGATAAGTAATCCAACTTGGCCTAACCATAATAATATTTTCCAAACTGCAGGTCTTGAGATCTGTAATTATGATTATTATGATGCAGAAAATCGTGGGTTAGATTTTGACGGTATGCTGGCTAGTCTTGCAAATGCTCAAGCTGGTGATGTTGTCTTATTCCATGGTTGCTGCCATAACCCAAGTGGTATTGATCCAACAGAAGAACAATGGCGCCAACTAGCGACACTATCCGCAGAAAAAGGCTGGTTACCTGTTTTTGACTTTGCATACCAAGGTTTTGCTCGTGGTCTTGAAGAAGATGCACAAGGCTTACGCCTCTTTGCAGAAAAAAATCCTGAGCTTATTGTTGCAAGTTCATATTCTAAAAACTTCGGCCTTTACAATGAACGTGTAGGTGCATGCACCATTGTCACCAAAGACAGCGACACTGCTGAAAAAGCCTTTAGCCAAGCAAAAGCAATTATTCGTGCCAACTACTCAAACCCACCAGCACACGGTGCTTCAGTAGTAACAACTATTCTTTCTAACCCAGAGTTAAAAGAAGAATGGATTGAAGAGCTAACAACTATGCGCGAACGTATTCAGCGTATGCGCCAACTGTTAGTGACGACACTGCAAGAAAAAGGCGCTAAGCAAGACTTTAGCTTTATTATTGACCAAAATGGGATGTTCTCATTTAGTGGTTTAAATAAAGAACAAGTTGAGCGTTTACGCGCTGAATACGGTATTTATATTGTAGGATCAGGCCGTATTAATGTAGCTGGTTTAACCCTTGAAAATATGGTTCCACTATGTGAAGCCATTGTTGCTGTACTTTAA